The window TGGGTGTGAGGAAGACCGATTCCCATACCTAGTTCGAGCAGAGAGGGGCCGAGGGTAGGTTGTCGACGTGGAGGTGGATTTCAAGCGTTCCTGCTCGCCGGTGGACAGGGAACCTTCGattcccggcgaggtgggggGTCAGGCTGTGATTGGAGGGGTTGGGGAGGACGCTAGGGGGGTGGAGGAGCTTCGGGCGTAGTGGATTTGGGATCCATGGCGAGGAGCTCGCGAATTGGGCCGGCGAACGCAAGCCGCTCAAGCTCTGTTCGTGGcgtcgggaggaagaagaagatgaacaggaaGTGAGAGAACCAGAGCTCGAGCTGCAGAGATGGACAAGAACATCCTGGACGTCGGAGGCAGCTGGGAAAAGGGGATGAACCGTCCCCGACGGCCGGCGCGTGGCGATGACCCGCGGGGAGCTCGGTCACGGCATGGGCGACGGCCCGACGGCGGTTCCCTATTGGCTACGGCCTGTTCTCCAGTACACTTGCTCGTCGTGGATGGCTGGCGCGTGGCCCAGCTCGCCGGGAAAACAGGATGATCGTCCACGACGGCAACGCACAGAAGCGGGGAGCTTCGGGAGGCGTCGGTGCTCGGCACAGGCAcagggagaagagaggggagagattgacatgtggggtccacatgtaaggttcaaatttgaataaaattttgtatttccATTTGAATTCCAAGTTTTGGATTGTTACAAACAACCTGTGCCACCTCTCCTCGTCTCGCTCTTCACCCGTCGTCAGCAGCATCATGCATACATCCTCAAAAGTTGAGCTTCAGATGTTTGTTTATTGGACGCCGACGACCCTGCCACTGCATCTATGATCATCACCTTTCCGTTTGGTCCTCGAGTAGAAATAGCTTCCTTCGACCGCTTTAAAATTCTGACACAATCTTCGTCGCTCCAATTATGCAGCACAGACtgcaataaaataaaatagttTGCTAATCACAATCAAGTCCACCTGGAAACAAAAATAACgaaacaaaaataataaaacaagCACCGGCCATCAATCACAGCCAAACAAACACAGCATACTCCATCACCTTGGATAGCGCAACATCGGCCGGAGGGATAAACTCCATCATATCACCTGCAACAAACTCGACCATGCCATCAGCCGGCATGTTGGCCGCCACTTGGGGGAGCTCCAACACCTTGCACCTCACGTGTGGGAAGGCCTTCGCAATGGCCTTGGCGGTGGTGCCATCCCCGCCTCCGGCGTCGACCAGAGATGCTACCCCGGCGAGCACCTCGCCGCACTCGCGCACGAAGATCTCCGCCACGAAGCGGCTGTTGGCGCCCATTGACTCGTTGAACAGCGCGCCGAACTCCAAGTCACGGGCCGTGTAGGCGAAAAACCCCGCCCCATGCGCCATCGCGAACGGTGTCtttgctgctgcggcggcggcggcatcatcGTCCTCACCCTTGAGCCACTCGGGCAGGCGCTGAGACGCCTGGAAGTGGAAGGGTGAAGTGGCCGCGACCGTGAACTGTGACAGGCATGTCTGGCTCTGGCTGCCGCCGACGCCTTCTTCTTCCACAAGGAGGCGCGGCACCGGGGTGAGGCAGTACACGCCTGCCTCGTCTTCTCTGAACATTCCTGAGACGACCAGCAGCTTCATGAGGCGTAGCAAGCATGGCCATTTGCTTGGAGGGACGGCCGGGAGAGCCAGTTGTAGGTCGGACAGGGatgcggcgccgccgcagcggtgGATGGCAGTGGGGATCCCGATCTTGATCACACTTTGCAAGGCCACTTCTCCTCGTCCCGCACTTCGCCCGTTGTCAGCAGCATCATGCAGATGTCCATCAAACCTTGAGCTTCAAATGTTTGTTTACTGGACGCCAAGCCCGCCACTGTATCTATGATCACCACCTTTCCCTTTGGTTCTCGGGTAGAAATTGCTTCCTTTGCCCGGTTTAAGATTCTAACGCAATCATCACCCCCCCAATTATGGAGCACAAACTGTAATAATAAGATCATCATTTGCTAATCACATAAGTAAATCAAGTATATATGAGTAAGATACATAACCACATGCTTTGAAAAAGACTGATGAAACAAACAAAATTATTAAGTAggactccctccattccaaactataagtcattccaagaatcttggagagtcaaagtttttaaagtttgaccaaatttatataacaagacaataatatttatgataccaattaagtatcattagattctttgttagctatattttcatagtatacctatttgatgtcataaatctttgtgtttctctttataattttggtcaaactttgagatggtttaactctccaaaattcttagaatgatttataatttggaacggagggagtactactcAATCATAGTCATGCGTACCTTAAGTAAGACAACATCAGCTGGAGGGATAAATTCCATCATGTCACCTGCAACAAACTCAACCATGCCATCCGCCGGCATGTTGCCGGCCAGCTGAGGAAGCTCCAACACCGTGCATCTAACATGCGGGAAGGCCCTTGCAATGGCCTTCGCCATGGTGCCATCCCCACCTCCGACGTCGACCAGGGACGCTGACCCCGCGAACACCTCGCCGCACTCGCGCACGACGACTTGCGCCGTGACGCGGCtgtcggcggccatggcctcgTTGAACAGCGCGCCAAACTCCGAGTCACGGCCGACATAGCCGTAGAACCCCGCTCCATGCGCCATCATGAACGGCGTCTCCGCCGCGGCATCACCCTCCTCCTTCTCCAACCACTCGGGCAGGCGTTGAGACGATCGGTGATGGAACGGCGAGGAGGCTAGGATCGCGAACGGCGACAGGCATGTCCGGCTGCCCTCGGCATCGTCCTCCACGAGGAGGCGCGACACCGGGGTGAGAGAGTACGCGCCTGCCTCGCTCTCCCCGAATACTCCGGAGGTGACCAGCAGCTTCATGAGGCGGGACAAGCATGGCAGCTTGCTTGCGGGGACCGGGAGGTGCGCACGCAGCTCGGACAGGGAGGCAGCCCCGCCGCAGCGATGGATGGCGGTAGGGATCCCCAGCTTGATCACGCTCTGCAGCGCCATGGATTTGAGGTAGGCCATGGCGTGGCACCAGAGCTCTGCCTGAGCTTGCAGGAGCTCAGCGCTGCTGGCGGTAGCCATCATGGGCGGAGCGGAATGGTTTTGAGCCATGCTTTTTTGACCTGAGGAGCTTGAGAGGCAGTGTGATCGAGCTGGTCTTGCGATGATCAGATCGAGGGCAAGGTATTTATAGACCCCCATGGGCCATGGCATCTGTCCTTCAGATACCTTCATTCTTCACATGGCCTGCTCTTTGGCTTGATCATGGATCGGAATAATTCACGCCAATATCCGGCTGTAGTACTGAACACTGATGCTAACACAGAGTTAACTAACCAATAGTTCTAATTTTCTTCCTTAATTGCAGATCTGCATCGACGCAGGCAGATAGACAAACCGACAGGCGACAGTAATGTATGTACGCACATGCTAAATGGCATTATTTCGCCAAAAAAACATGCATAATTGCATTAGACAAATAGATAGGATCTCCAGCCAGATATCATggagaattaaaaaaaaaaatcaagattcTGCGTTCGCCCATGTTTCCCGTTTTGATGTAGACATACGGTACCCATTTTAGGCCCGGCAGGGCTAAACTTTACCCCTATCACATTGGATGTTTAGTTGATAATTATAAGTGTTAAAGGTAGACGAATGCTAAAACCACTAGTAGAAAACAAGCCAAAGATCCACCCTAAAAGTACCGGTATCAAAATGAACCGGTATCTatgctagcataggtaccggttcatcttcataccggtacttttggggttgaTGGAatctatggatgagccttaggtaccggttggtaacaccaaccggtacctaaggctcaccaTAGGTACCGGAtggtaacttttacattagtaccgggtggtaccatcaaccggtacctatgaatgagccttaggtatcggttggtaacaccaaccggtaccttaagagccttaggtaccggttggtgttaccaaccggtacctaaggctcatccaagggttactttaaaagaaaaatatctctcttcccatcacaagtgatgtgtaggtgagatggtaagaaagGTGCACGTGACGCAAGAAGTCCCAAGTTCGAATCCCAGCCACCATTGCATGcatatttttgacaaaaataaatgacaaccggtaccaatggaagtcTAAGACACCGGTTTTTTCAAGTTCGAATCCCAGCCACCATTGCATGcatatttttgacaaaaataaatgacaaccggtaccaatggaagtctaagacaccggttgaaaaaacccggtgtcttaaggcgaggctattggtcgcggttgcggggcaccggttgggaaaccctgGCTTTGGCCTTTTTCAGCCGGTGCCCAagacccgttttctagtagtgaactAATTATATAATCTCTatctaattcacaagatgaatctatcaaatctaattaattcataattaacaaTATCACCATAATAGATTCATTCGTCTCACAAATTAGGTCTAGGCTTCTGCAAttagtatttatttaatttatatttagtCCTCCTAATTGGATCAAACATCCTATAAGACAAGATTAAACTTTAGCTCTTGGGATCTCCACCTAATTTGATTGGGCAAAATAGGCAAAATCATCCCCAAACTCTTGGCAAAGGGTCAAGTCCATCCCTGTACTTTTGTTTAGACCAATTTAGTCCTCGAACTATGGTTAACCGCTTCATTTACATCCTTCATCCAAATTGAACATTAACGCTGTTAGTAACAGCGTCAAAAGAACACAGTGGTTGCATGCTGCGGCTGATTCGCTGCACGCAGTCCTCACTGACGTGCAATTGAGCGATGAAAGAGCAAGTCACTGTCGGCGTCAACGATGATGAGTCAGAGCAGAGGAGTGCTTAAGAATTCCAGTGCAGAAGCGGCCGTAGTTTGTTAAAACTGTAAGCTTATCAAAAGCAATAAGCTATAAGCTAGTATGCTACATGGGCTAAGCTAATCTTTCTAGGCCATCACAGCGCCTGCACAACAACAGGGTCTGAGCTATGAAGATCATGATGCGTCCGTTACGCTGTCGCTCCATCTACGACCGCCGATCAGGCCATCATCCGAGGGTGCCGGTGCCCTGCATGCTTAAGGCTACGGCGCGTACAAGCGCCAAACAGAGGCGGCGTTAGCTAGCTTGCAGCATCCGGCCGGGCTGATCGATCGCCACGTTACATGCTGGATATGGGGTCTCCTCGTCGGAGCAGTGATTATTTGGTACTGACAAAAGGCGAAGCTAGACCGGAGGCGGATATTCTGCATGCTGTTCTGGGTTCTGACGGCATTGCTAACGGCGTCAATGTCAAATTTGGATGAAGGATGTAACTGAAGCGGAGAATCATAGTTCGAGAACTAAATTGGCCAGTTCGAGGACTAAATTGGCCTGAACGCAAGTACTGGGACGAACTTGACTTTTTGCCAAAAGTTCAGAATAATTTTGCATATTTTGCCATATGATTGAGGTGAGAAGTACCATCACATCACATGGCATAGCACTATGGCAGATTCATGTATCTCTCTGCTGGCCAGCATATGCTCAGATTGGCAAGATGAGTTTTGAGTTTCACCACCGGAAAATCAGCTATTGCCGAGTGTCTGGTAGCATtgctagaaaatctctcattaaTACCGGTTGGGAATCCCTGGTTTGTATCGGTTTCCGgaccggtaccgctcctccggtactaagtgcacgcgcacttagtGCCTGTcagctggcccggtactaaacgacCCATTTAGTAccgccggtactaaactgctggccacGCAGCAGCTACGgcgagcagtttagtaccggttggtaatatcaaccggtactaaatgatttttttgatgctttatatttgttctcttttcctttcaatttcaattaattagtattagtagtcgtactcgcagcggtttgtgtattcgtactcgtactcgtatctagaattcgtatttgtatatggagcaaagcaaataaaaaaaattatatacatatacatacatggataaaagaaatgatagaaattatatacatacatggataaaagacaataatatttacaagtatgaattctcataagttttttccAACAAATTCtgtaataattctaatcatctgcatcgtcatcggcactggcatccttcttgcggcgTTTGTTGAGTTTATCAGCTCGAGCCACAATTATCATTGGATCAGAATAAAATTCACCatttggatttatcacctcatccaacaggaatctacaaagtgcttcttgaattgccctgattctttctggttcgatgaggttctctttcagtctccaattctgtcaacaacaaataaacatcaatagtttaatttagtacctgtatagaattagatacaagaaattgttactaatgttatacgtacttcgaagttttcttgtgtcaccctcttggtttctctgcaaaaaaagtgcatgtgctcacatacgtagtatccgcagaggttggttccttgttgctgtctcaaacactatatacatatatacatatatacatgttatgaaatattcatgctgtttgaataaatgaaagtagatgtgcgatattcgtaccagcttgttatagttgaattcaagctcagtcggtgttgacgcgactcctaattgtgttttgaggaaccgagaccatttcctttgcatgatgtctacgagattttgatataattctggtggcttattcaaggagtcccacacagtaactcgggaccgatcgatttcgatcacaagtaggatccagtggaaactgttgatacatacatatggatacaagaaatgttagatatatacacttattggctagttgaagtcactcaaaaagtgaaaggactcacttgaagttgtacggcaacagaatgaatgtgcgatcgtgctgcccttccaaggacatgactaaattattctcggtccgattaggatATTTGCGTACACACTCCTCATGTACATGTCGGTGTCCCAAcccagggggcccggatcccaactagtaaatgcggcgtgcttcctcgtcccagatgatgatgcaagaggcaacacagtaacgcacggtttatccttgTTCCGGCCTcgaggccgtacgtccagcaaatgGGGTGTgagagggcactgtattatcttgtacccggagtgcttgtagcaggggatacaagcgaggcgagagagggagggaagctcccaagtctctgctagaagtggagtcggctgagatgagtgctcagtagtgctgagagttctctgaTGGGGAAGCCAGAAAACTAGAGCTGAGCCAGCCCGtctaaaggaagcccacctcctccttttatagtcataaGGAGGGGTGgggcacatgagtgggggcatgaaagtcgtcgttttcccctgaatcgcggggtacagtggtcggacactgtaggaagtacactgtgggaaggcggcgcgtgtcgctgttgtcctggatttcgtccttggttctGCGAAGATTGCGCTagtcgtcctgcagtgtccctgCAAGCGGCGTGGTCGAGGCTGATGTATGGTTTATCGTAtacggtgcggcggcgctcggtggGCCCTATGGATTAaggtcctgcatgcaccagcggCCATGGTAGCGGGGCGCGCGGTGGCcctggaccccctggtcggagtgcgggcgtgcacactaggaggtccgggggacgcgcggaggtcccggactccacaaggggggaggtccggggccctgcCCGTGCGAGCCgagtgcccctctcggaaggacacgtgacgtcgccggacccctccCCCAGCGGGGAGttgagtccggatggtcggcgTCGGCAGAACAATATTGGGAGCAGTACCGAGCCTGTCCTATCCCGCGTTACGGGTCCCaaggtgctgctacagcatccgggatggcggaatggtgaccggagtcagcggatgggaccccggtcacatccactgtgggagtggcagtctgacgccgcccgcccttggtgccgtggcggagtggctggcctttaatgctttcgtacggcgagcggttgggcggcggtgttgtttgtcccttgtgccgagagacggcctcgagcgaggcggagatgagtcacccgctcgagggtagatccgctaccctcgagtgaggcggaggtgtgttgcgcggtcgagggtcccgaggggaaccttcgagcgaggcggaaaaatgagtcacccgctcgagggtaggtccggTACCCTCGAGCAAGGCAGAGATCGTtttcgcgggttcgagggggattcGAATGGGCCGcttgctgggcttctttgagtcctttcctttcttccggatgggaagcagaccgtgggccttcgtgggcccagttgccttaacaggtgtttgtgtttttaaagcgatcttagtaccccgattagggtgaccctaatcgtggtacccgacagtagcccccgaggctttggttgaGTCAATGGATTCGaccaaagggtgattcggcgattccccctttgacgtgatcagtcaatgcTGCGCATccgccagacgcgcctgagcgccagTCCGAtcggatgtgacaacacgccggtcggggtAGTACGTCCGCGGGGGGGAGTACTTCAAGGTGCGTGCCTCTTtatttgtttgaaggacaagacgtgtccacgcgctgaggggggccagggcgacggtagCACCcactgcttggcagctggtgctcccatcgcgctgtcccgtacgtagggccttggccccgacgttcctggttgctttgcggcgcgccgttcgagggcagccggccagagccgacactgcaccgcttagcgtccaggggctccgctccgctttatttcgttcggtcgtgtctcggcgcggGGACTGAGGACagcctttgctcgtggagcgccgcTCCGTCAtgggcgatacaagcctccgctctttgataaccttgaagctttgtgcccggcgcagctataaatagggggtCATGGGGTTCCCATTCTTCTCCAACCTCtcagctctttcttccagcatcgccCTGATTTTGTAATGTTTACTCTGCCCTTTTGTGACTGGCCCCCGGATGGGGCGGTCTGgattttttaggcttttggcgctagaagaaagcttgcgagcggtgggggaagaccggagtgggcgtgcgcaccatccctcaacttcagtgggatcagcagaagtgcattgggcccatggggtcctgctcctgcaatgtcccctagcctgaagggggttgGAGACGCCTCACCGTCAGCGCCAGGTCTGGCGGCTGTTTTTCGTATCGCCCCCCCCGGTGaaaaggttgctctcggggagacggtgcggagggcgctgtccgccagctcgaccccccgcgtggtcttcggtggaggagacgctagaagaaggcttgcgaggagagcgtcccgctggacccgtgaggtctgggggctgcttcTCGCATtcctagcagcctggccattGCGTCAGCcaagggctcggtgcctttcttcgtcactcgttcctccccaagacagggaaaattgccacataggtggcaatgtgtttgtatctttcgatggcttcgcgccggtaaccctttgtaatctttatttgcatttgagcaataaagtcccctttctcctctacggggaggattaccgagggtataggggtgtacatagagttacgacccttgaatatgtgtgaagtttccttcgcgggggcgcatcagcgcacccgcgggtgtagtccccgaggccttggaggagcgtttgtgctcgtccaagggctacaaacgttgtcccactgggtagctctactgggatggccgtccagcgtctttttcagccggcatcggcactttttcagccggcctcggcactcttaGTGCTGGTACAATGACCTGGTGTTCAGCTTAGCCGTTAGGGGAACGTACGCTAATAGTGGGGGGGTTCGGTTATACACGTGGAGCTTCGTAAGTGACGGTTGTCGATTTATTCAAGGGTGCGGTTTTGAACCATGGTGTGCGAAGAGCCCCTGAGCCCAGGCTCgtatgaaggcgttcaggggaacccttgactttgattacgaccctcgtcacccttccgcagggaggagggatgaagcgcaccatgctacccatgcccgggccgcgagctatgacTGCTTCattgagctattagcgggttgttcaagcggacgtccgtgccccgttcgataagggtcggctcgtggtccatagacacgtcacaTAGAGAacttgcgaaggttcgctaggcggggctcggacccattcggtagggtccgagggctcgatgctctccctcgatgggatcccccttctaggcaccctcgactggaattgaacactgcgtaggatgtctcgaattccgcgttcgagggtagcttgtacggcacatccctgcagtccctgactctggtgatctggggcgcctgtcgaaccccctgaagggccaggcttcgaacccctgatcagtaaggcctcgaaatatGATTctttcgagggtaaagagacccctcGAAGGAATATTCTATCGTGATTCGAAAACGACGCAGAGTCGCGAGTTA is drawn from Panicum virgatum strain AP13 chromosome 1N, P.virgatum_v5, whole genome shotgun sequence and contains these coding sequences:
- the LOC120653259 gene encoding flavonoid O-methyltransferase-like protein Os11g0303600; the protein is MAQNHSAPPMMATASSAELLQAQAELWCHAMAYLKSMALQSVIKLGIPTAIHRCGGAASLSELRAHLPVPASKLPCLSRLMKLLVTSGVFGESEAGAYSLTPVSRLLVEDDAEGSRTCLSPFAILASSPFHHRSSQRLPEWLEKEEGDAAAETPFMMAHGAGFYGYVGRDSEFGALFNEAMAADSRVTAQVVVRECGEVFAGSASLVDVGGGDGTMAKAIARAFPHVRCTVLELPQLAGNMPADGMVEFVAGDMMEFIPPADVVLLKVRMTMIE